A genomic region of Zea mays cultivar B73 chromosome 6, Zm-B73-REFERENCE-NAM-5.0, whole genome shotgun sequence contains the following coding sequences:
- the LOC100284756 gene encoding ras-related protein Rab11B — protein sequence MAYRADDDYDYLFKVVLIGDSGVGKSNLLSRFTRNEFSLESKSTIGVEFATRSIHVEDKVVKAQIWDTAGQERYRAITSAYYRGAVGALVVYDVTRHVTFENVERWMRELRDHTDANIVMMLVGNKADLRHLRAVPTEDAKAFAERQNAFFMETSALEAMNVEDAFTEVLAQIYRVVSKKALDIGDDPAAPPRGHTINVGGKDDVSAVKKSACCSS from the exons ATGGCGTACCGggcggacgacgactacgactacCTCTTCAAGGTGGTGCTCATCGGCGACTCCGGCGTCGGCAAGTCGAACCTGCTCTCGCGCTTCACGCGCaacgagttcagcctcgagtcCAAGTCCACCATCGGCGTCGAGTTCGCCACCCGCAGCATCCACGTCGAGGACAAGGTCGTCAAGGCCCAGATCTGGGACACCGCCGGCCAGGAAAG ATACCGCGCTATCACGAGCGCGTACTACCGCGGAGCGGTAGGGGCGCTGGTCGTGTACGACGTCACGCGGCACGTCACCTTCGAGAACGTGGAGCGGTGGATGAGGGAGCTGAGGGACCACACGGACGCCAACATCGTCATGATGCTGGTAGGGAACAAGGCGGACCTGCGCCACCTCAGGGCCGTCCCGACCGAGGACGCCAAGGCCTTCGCCGAGCGCCAGAACGCCTTCTTCATGGAGACGTCGGCCCTGGAGGCGATGAACGTGGAGGACGCCTTCACCGAGGTGCTCGCGCAGATCTACCGCGTCGTCAGCAAGAAGGCGCTCGACATCGGCGACGACCCCGCCGCGCCTCCCAGGGGCCATACCATCAACGTCGGCGGCAAGGACGACGTGTCCGCGGTCAAGAAGTCTGCCTGCTGCTCGTCTTAG
- the LOC103630734 gene encoding probable E3 ubiquitin-protein ligase ZFP1: MTHRNMLWTHQSVNPEWEQRHAQVQPGSSYYAGTASDSSNLGVQVAVGVPGNTANVGICDLRNHECPHVHNSYPHAGVTSRFVFPTTMYNPSMSAAAVNIYIPQTQSFGLGSVLPPSLHNQVPTGTIDESSSSVNFGDSAIGFMKRKNAVVAGSHHFLHGFAGSSSSVHVPQNPVHGPWNPSSQSNCLPSSAASNLPEYHNSNGWPYLEESSADASNSFSSVAACQELAPHGNYLYPACHISQSNTWVPQPAGYGVPQWGYSNAVVNPPGTADMSNGPLPHFCQNSMQAPQIQVSHQQFIGNNAVHGLNPSATGLPLHPRMLALPFNAEHTFGHPMHPPLINQVNNGALRILPYQNATVMDHSRIYEAGHVIDEHSDMRLDVDNMTYEELVALQEQIGDVNTGLTESYIQENLRSSFHVPGAASMSDQFSELSLENDACIICQEEYKAKELIGTLECGHKYHVNCIKQWLMMKNLCPICKTTALSSDRRNG; the protein is encoded by the exons ATGACACATAGAAATATGCTCTGGACACATCAGTCTGTTAATCCTGAATGGGAGCAAAGACATGCCCAAGTTCAACCAGGAAGTTCCTATTATGCAGGCACTGCAAGTGATTCATCCAACCTGGGTGTGCAAGTTGCTGTGGGAGTTCCAGGAAATACTGCTAATGTTGGTATATGTGATTTGCGGAATCATGAGTGCCCGCATGTTCATAATTCATACCCACATGCCGGTGTTACATCAAGATTTGTCTTCCCAACTACTATGTACAACCCTAGCATGTCAGCAGCAGCTGTCAACATATATATTCCTCAGACTCAAAGCTTTGGACTAGGCAGTGTGCTACCACCATCTttacataatcaagttcccacagGAACTATTGATGAGAGTAGCAGCAGTGTCAATTTTGGTGATAGTGCTATTGGATTCATGAAAAGGAAAAATGCAGTAGTTGCTGGAAGCCATCATTTTCTTCATGGATTTGCTGGGTCAAGTTCATCTGTTCATGTGCCTCAGAATCCTGTGCATGGGCCATGGAATCCTTCATCTCAATCAAATTGTTTACCCAGTTCTGCAGCTTCAAACCTACCAGAATACCACAATAGTAATGGGTGGCCATACTTAGAAGAATCTTCTGCAGATGCTTCAAACAGTTTCAGTTCTGTGGCTGCTTGCCAGGAGCTGGCACCTCATGGTAACTATTTATATCCAGCTTGTCACATAAGCCAGTCCAATACATGGGTTCCACAGCCTGCAGGTTATGGAGTACCACAGTGGGGATATAGTAATGCAGTGGTCAATCCTCCAG GAACTGCAGACATGTCAAATGGGCCACTGCCTCATTTCTGCCAGAATAGTATGCAGGCACCTCAAATACAAGTGTCCCATCAACAGTTCATCGGTAACAATGCGGTGCATGGTTTAAATCCTTCTGCCACAGGCCTTCCTTTACATCCAAGAATGCTGGCTCTCCCATTCAATGCTGAGCACACTTTTGGGCATCCAATGCACCCACCTCTGATAAACCAAGTTAACAATGGGGCTTTAAGAATTCTGCCATACCAG AATGCTACAGTGATGGACCATTCAAGGATTTATGAAGCAGGACATGTTATCGATGAACATAGCGATATGCGTTTAGATGTGGATAACATGACTTATGAG GAACTTGTAGCATTGCAAGAGCAGATAGGCGATGTCAATACTGGTTTGACAGAAAGCTATATCCAGGAAAACTTGAGGTCCAGTTTTCATGTTCCAGGAGCAGCTAGCATGTCTGATCAGTTTTCTGAGCTTTCTTTGGAGAATGATGCTTGCATAATATGCCAG GAGGAGTATAAAGCTAAAGAACTTATAGGAACCCTTGAATGCGGTCACAAGTACCATGTGAATTGCATAAAGCAATGGTTGATGATGAAAAACCTGTGCCCCATATGCAAGACGACAGCTTTGTCATCAGATAGAAGGAACGGATGA